TACGGCGCCACCGGCACCAGCAAGCTCGACTTCCTGAGCCTGGGCCTCGCCCTCGTGCTCGGCACCGCCGGCCTGCCGCACATCCTCGTCCGCTTCTACACCGTGCCCACCGCCCGGGCCGCCCGGAAGTCCGTGCTCTGGGCGATCGGCATCATCGGCTGCTTCTACCTGATGACCCTGGCGCTCGGTTTCGGCGCCGCCGCCCTGGTCGGCCCCGCGGCGATCAAGAAGTCCAACGCGGCCGGCAACACCGCGGCCCCGCTCCTCGCCGAGCAGCTCGGCGGCGGCGCAGGCACCACCGGCGGAGCCATCCTGCTGGCGGTGATCTCGGCGGTGGCGTTCGCCACCATCCTGGCCGTGGTCGCCGGTCTGACCCTCGCCTCCTCGGCGTCCTTCGCCCACGACCTCTGGGCCAACGTGATCCGGCGCGGCCGGGCCTCGGAGAAGGAGGAGGTCGCCTCGGCCAAGCTGGCCGCCGTGGCGATCGGCGCGATCGCCATCCTGCTCTCGATCTTCGCGGACAAGCTGAACGCGGCCGCCCTGGTGGCCCTGGCCTTCGCGGTCGCCGCCTCGGCGAACCTCCCGACGCTGCTCTACTCGCTGTTCTGGAAGCGCTTCACCACCGCCGGAGCGGTCAGCTCGGTCTATGCCGGCCTGATCACCTCGGTCACCCTGGTGATCTTCTCGACCGTCGTCTCGGGCGGCAAGAACTCGCTCTTCCCGCACAGCGACTTCCACTGGTTCCCGCTGGAGAACCCCGGCCTGGTCTCCATCCCGGTCGGTTTCCTGGCCGGCTGGATCGGCACCCTGCTCTCCCGCGAACGGGCCGATCCGGCGAAGTACGCTGAACTGGAGGTCCGCTCGCTCACCGGGCTGGGCGCCCACTGACCGGACGGACCCCGGGGGCCGTCACACCTCCCCGATAGGCTGGCCCGGCCCGCCCGCAGCGGCGGCCGGGCCGCTGGTCCTCGGAAGGGAGCCACGATGCTGCTCGACACCTTCGGCCGCCAGGCCGTGGATCTCCGTGTCTCCCTGACCGACCGGTGCAATCTGCGCTGCACGTACTGCATGCCCGAGGAGGGCCTGCAGTGGTTGGCCAAGCCCGACCTGCTCACCGACGAGGAGATCGTCCGGCTGGTCTCGATCGCCGTCCGGGACCTGGGCGTGACCGAGGTCCGCTTCACCGGCGGCGAGCCGCTGCTGCGCCCCGGGCTGGTCGGCATCGTGGCCGCCTGCGCCGAGCTGGCGCCGCGGCCCGAGCTGTCGCTCACCACCAACGGGATCGGGCTGGCCCGCACCGCCGCGGCGCTGCGGCAGGCCGGGCTGGACCGGGTGAACGTCTCGCTGGACACCCTGGACGCCGGGACGTTCCACACCTTGACCCGGCGGCACCGCCACGACGACGTGCTGGCCGGGCTGGCCGCCGCCGAGTCCGCCGGCCTCACCCCGGTGAAGCTGAACGCCGTCCTGATGCGCGGCGTCAACGACCACGAGGCCGCGGACCTGCTCGGCTGGTGCATCGACCGCGGCTACGAGCTGCGTTTCATCGAGCAGATGCCGCTGGACGCCCAGCACGGCTGGGACCGCTCCCGGATGGTGACCGCCGAGGAGATCCTGGTCCTGTTGCGGGAACGCTTCGACCTCGCCCCGGAGCCCTCCGCGACCCGCGGTGCGGCGCCCGCGGAGCGCTGGCTGGTCGACGGCGGCCCGGCCCGGGTCGGCGTGATCGCGTCGGTGACCCGCCCGTTCTGCCGCGCCTGCGACCGCACCCGGCTCACCGCCGACGGACAGGTCCGCAACTGCCTGTTCGCCACCGGCGAGACCGACCTGCGCACCGCGCTGCGCTCGGGGGCCTCGGACGCCGAGCTCGGCGACCTGTGGCGCAAGGCCATGTGGGGCAAGAAGGCCGGGGCCGGAATCGACGACCCCTCGTTCCACCAGCCGGACCGCCCGATGTCCGCGATCGGCGGCTGACCGGCGGCCGGCCGGCCGCCGTTCGGTGCCCTACGCCCGGAAGTCGGCGAGGGGGACGACCTCCTTCAGGAAGCCGCGGACGCCGAGGAACTGCGACAGGTGCTCGCGGTGCTCGTCGCAGGCCAGCCAGGTCTTGCGGCGGTCCGGGGTGTGCAGCTTGGGGTTGTTCCAGACCAGCACCCACACGGCGGTGGTGCGGCAGCCCTTGCCGGAGCAGACC
The Kitasatospora paranensis genome window above contains:
- a CDS encoding cation acetate symporter; protein product: MTALASAATDHRGLTMTLFGLFVLTTLGITIWAGRQTKDAADFYAGGRGFTGFQNGLAISGDYMSAASFLGIAGAIALYGYDGFLYSIGFLVAWLVALLLIAEPLRNSGRYTMADVLAFRMRQRPVRTAAGVSTIIVSIFYLLAQMVGAGSLVALLLGVEGDGAKRWTIVAVGALMVVYVAIGGMKGTTWVQIVKAVLLIAGTALMTILVLAKYHFNPSTLLGAASDASGKAGSAFLEPGLRYGATGTSKLDFLSLGLALVLGTAGLPHILVRFYTVPTARAARKSVLWAIGIIGCFYLMTLALGFGAAALVGPAAIKKSNAAGNTAAPLLAEQLGGGAGTTGGAILLAVISAVAFATILAVVAGLTLASSASFAHDLWANVIRRGRASEKEEVASAKLAAVAIGAIAILLSIFADKLNAAALVALAFAVAASANLPTLLYSLFWKRFTTAGAVSSVYAGLITSVTLVIFSTVVSGGKNSLFPHSDFHWFPLENPGLVSIPVGFLAGWIGTLLSRERADPAKYAELEVRSLTGLGAH
- the moaA gene encoding GTP 3',8-cyclase MoaA, whose product is MLLDTFGRQAVDLRVSLTDRCNLRCTYCMPEEGLQWLAKPDLLTDEEIVRLVSIAVRDLGVTEVRFTGGEPLLRPGLVGIVAACAELAPRPELSLTTNGIGLARTAAALRQAGLDRVNVSLDTLDAGTFHTLTRRHRHDDVLAGLAAAESAGLTPVKLNAVLMRGVNDHEAADLLGWCIDRGYELRFIEQMPLDAQHGWDRSRMVTAEEILVLLRERFDLAPEPSATRGAAPAERWLVDGGPARVGVIASVTRPFCRACDRTRLTADGQVRNCLFATGETDLRTALRSGASDAELGDLWRKAMWGKKAGAGIDDPSFHQPDRPMSAIGG